A genomic stretch from Petrimonas mucosa includes:
- a CDS encoding DUF4251 domain-containing protein: MNLKRGGTMKPSLLHSLIILLSILLGVTACGTAQTAAEKEAMASEVRQRVSDADFTFKATYAYPTGYRQIYLSPFYDVKVSPDTVRVYLPYYGRAYVAPIHPDEGGIKFISTDFDYQLYPGKKKGNWRVAVRTKDTGREITLNFDIWENGTVRLHVSDPNRQSISFNGKLTTASQPTP; encoded by the coding sequence ATGAACTTAAAAAGAGGAGGAACAATGAAACCGTCGCTATTACATTCACTTATTATTCTATTGTCGATTCTATTGGGAGTGACTGCCTGCGGCACGGCACAAACGGCAGCCGAAAAAGAGGCAATGGCTAGCGAGGTGAGGCAACGCGTGAGTGATGCTGATTTCACTTTTAAGGCTACATACGCCTACCCCACCGGATACAGACAGATCTACCTGTCACCCTTCTACGACGTAAAGGTATCACCCGATACCGTCAGGGTCTATCTTCCCTATTACGGCCGGGCATATGTCGCCCCTATCCATCCTGACGAGGGAGGAATCAAATTCATCAGCACCGATTTCGATTATCAGCTCTATCCCGGAAAGAAAAAGGGAAACTGGCGGGTAGCTGTCCGAACGAAAGATACCGGTCGGGAAATCACACTCAATTTCGATATATGGGAAAATGGAACGGTCCGGCTCCATGTATCGGACCCGAACCGTCAATCTATCTCGTTTAACGGGAAGCTAACTACAGCTTCCCAGCCAACGCCTTAG
- a CDS encoding alkaline phosphatase: protein MRKISLLFILLISAACLVAQEVRPVKNVIVMIPDGTSVGVYSAARWYKFYNKMGDRLFIDPYFTGTVTTHSSNAPIGDSAPTSSTYATGILQKTGNVAIHPEADPGNDIYPVDASRTYQPAATVLEAAKMLKNKAVGLVFTCEFPHATPADFSAHHYNRGAYKFLAPQMAYQNMDVVFGGGNSILTDDIINHFKENGTRLIQNDRKALLDYDGEGKVWALFGDKALPYSMDRNPDQVPSIAEMTAKALELLSRKEEGFFLMVEGSQVDWAAHANDAVAMITEYLAFDEAVGEVMKFAEKDGNTAVVIMSDHGNSGLTIGSRSCPGYDKLSIEQLFGTVSNYKLSANGLEAILVNCKPDQIKAEFKKYTGIDITDEELQTLLSSKNYKESDYTKVGTSNNMAHNIVNIMNSRTCFGFTTGGHTGEETLLASYHPQGDILRGNVRNVEVNAYLQKLLGLDRPLQQLSDEIFARHTDVFTGEKIKVTVDKKDPDFPVLTVKKGKNRLEVKAFSSVAKLNGKPFDMGSVAVYIDKNDTFYLPKALAGKL from the coding sequence ATGAGAAAAATCAGTCTACTTTTTATTCTTCTGATAAGTGCGGCCTGCTTGGTTGCACAGGAAGTTCGTCCGGTAAAGAACGTCATCGTGATGATTCCGGATGGTACCTCTGTGGGCGTATATTCTGCCGCCCGCTGGTATAAGTTTTATAACAAGATGGGTGATAGGCTCTTTATCGATCCTTATTTCACTGGAACGGTGACCACCCACTCCTCAAATGCCCCCATCGGAGACTCGGCTCCTACCAGCTCTACCTATGCCACGGGAATATTGCAGAAGACTGGCAATGTAGCCATTCATCCCGAGGCCGACCCGGGAAACGACATCTATCCGGTGGATGCCAGCAGAACCTATCAGCCGGCAGCGACCGTCCTGGAAGCAGCCAAAATGCTGAAGAACAAGGCGGTGGGACTGGTGTTTACCTGTGAGTTTCCTCATGCCACCCCGGCCGACTTCTCGGCACACCACTATAACCGCGGTGCCTACAAGTTCCTCGCTCCGCAGATGGCCTACCAGAATATGGATGTGGTATTTGGCGGCGGGAACAGCATCCTGACCGACGATATCATAAACCACTTCAAGGAGAATGGAACCCGTCTCATCCAGAATGACCGGAAGGCCCTGCTCGACTACGACGGTGAAGGAAAGGTGTGGGCCCTTTTCGGTGACAAGGCGTTGCCCTATTCCATGGACCGCAATCCCGACCAGGTTCCTTCGATTGCAGAGATGACGGCCAAGGCATTGGAGCTGCTCTCCAGGAAAGAGGAGGGTTTCTTCCTGATGGTGGAAGGTAGTCAGGTCGACTGGGCCGCACATGCCAACGATGCCGTGGCGATGATCACCGAGTACCTGGCTTTCGACGAAGCTGTAGGTGAGGTGATGAAATTTGCCGAAAAGGATGGCAATACCGCAGTGGTCATCATGTCCGACCATGGGAACAGTGGACTCACCATCGGTTCGAGGTCCTGCCCGGGATACGACAAGCTGTCGATCGAGCAGCTGTTCGGCACGGTATCCAACTACAAACTCTCGGCAAACGGTCTGGAGGCTATCCTGGTAAACTGCAAACCCGACCAGATCAAGGCGGAGTTCAAGAAGTATACCGGGATCGATATTACCGATGAAGAGCTGCAGACCCTGCTCTCCTCGAAGAATTATAAGGAGAGCGACTACACTAAGGTGGGCACAAGCAACAATATGGCGCACAACATCGTGAACATCATGAATTCACGTACCTGCTTCGGTTTCACTACGGGTGGTCACACCGGTGAAGAGACCCTTCTGGCATCCTACCATCCGCAGGGTGATATTCTGAGAGGCAATGTCCGCAACGTGGAGGTGAACGCATACCTGCAAAAGCTGTTGGGACTGGATCGGCCACTGCAACAGCTCTCCGATGAGATCTTTGCCAGACATACCGATGTTTTTACCGGAGAGAAGATTAAAGTAACGGTAGACAAGAAAGATCCCGATTTCCCGGTGTTGACGGTCAAGAAAGGTAAGAATAGACTGGAGGTAAAGGCGTTCTCGTCAGTTGCCAAACTCAACGGAAAACCATTCGATATGGGATCCGTAGCAGTCTATATCGACAAGAACGATACATTCTATTTGCCTAAGGCGTTGGCTGGGAAGCTGTAG
- a CDS encoding 6-phosphofructokinase, translated as MKIGILTSGGDCPGINATIRGVGKSAINNYGMEVIGIQNGFSGLLYKDVIDLSDASLSGILNLGGTILGTAREKVFRKKITSPDEKDQEEIKKCYHELGLDCLVCIGGNGTQKTTWMLSQLGLNVVGIPKTIDNDVYGTDVTFGFDTAVNIATDAIDRLHSTASSHRRVMVIELMGHHAGWITLYAGMAGGADIILLPELGYDMKVIIDKIKKRMEMGKAYSIVAVAEGIEIHGSSERPAMYFAREIEKQTGFETRETVLGYIQRGGTPSPADRILGTLLGGHAAQLIQERRFGRMVAKIDNKISDVPLSEVAGKLRLVTEDTPLVVQGRKMGISFGI; from the coding sequence ATGAAAATAGGAATCTTGACCTCCGGAGGTGACTGTCCCGGAATCAACGCTACCATACGTGGTGTTGGAAAGAGCGCCATCAATAACTATGGCATGGAAGTAATCGGCATCCAGAACGGGTTTTCCGGCCTACTTTACAAGGACGTGATCGATCTGTCGGATGCTTCGCTCTCGGGTATTCTCAATCTGGGAGGAACAATTCTTGGAACCGCACGCGAAAAGGTGTTCCGTAAAAAAATCACCTCTCCCGACGAGAAAGATCAAGAGGAGATAAAGAAATGTTATCACGAACTGGGGCTCGACTGTCTAGTCTGTATCGGAGGAAACGGTACTCAGAAGACCACATGGATGCTCTCACAGCTGGGACTGAACGTTGTGGGTATTCCCAAGACGATTGATAACGACGTGTACGGCACCGATGTGACCTTCGGCTTCGACACTGCGGTCAATATTGCCACTGATGCCATCGACCGGCTCCACTCCACTGCCAGCTCACATCGCCGTGTTATGGTTATTGAGCTGATGGGGCACCATGCAGGATGGATCACCTTGTATGCCGGAATGGCCGGCGGAGCAGACATTATTCTGCTTCCCGAGCTGGGATACGACATGAAAGTGATTATCGACAAGATCAAGAAACGGATGGAGATGGGAAAGGCATACTCCATTGTGGCGGTAGCCGAAGGGATTGAGATACATGGAAGTAGCGAAAGGCCGGCCATGTATTTTGCAAGGGAGATTGAGAAGCAGACCGGATTTGAGACCCGCGAAACTGTTCTCGGATACATTCAACGCGGAGGGACACCCTCGCCGGCAGACCGCATCTTGGGCACCCTGCTTGGAGGACACGCCGCCCAACTCATTCAAGAGCGAAGGTTTGGCAGAATGGTCGCAAAAATCGACAATAAAATCTCGGATGTTCCGCTAAGTGAAGTTGCGGGAAAACTTCGGCTGGTAACCGAGGATACTCCTTTGGTAGTGCAAGGACGGAAAATGGGGATCTCTTTCGGGATCTGA
- the fabF gene encoding beta-ketoacyl-ACP synthase II, with amino-acid sequence MELKRVVVTGLGAVTPLGNNVKTTWENAVAGKSGAGPITLFDASLFKTKFACEVKNFDPSEFLDRKEARKFDRYSQLALKAAKEAIENSGLDLEKEDTNRIGVIFSAGIGGIKTFEEEVGNYFLSQDKGPRFNPFFIPKMIADIAAGHISMIYGLRGPNYATVSACASSTNAIADAFNLIRLDKANVIVTGGAEATISPSAVGGFNAMHALSTRNDSPETASRPFSASRDGFVMGEGATSLILEELEHALARGAHIYAEVAGAGMSADAHHITASHPDGLGAKLVMYNALEDAGMQPEDIDYINVHGTSTPVGDISEVKAIKEVFGEHSYKLNISATKSMTGHLLGAAGSLEALLSALAIENQIVPPTINFTEGDEDPEIDYNLNFTFNKAQKRELRAVLSNTFGFGGHNASVILKKFSK; translated from the coding sequence ATGGAATTAAAAAGAGTAGTAGTAACAGGTCTGGGAGCTGTTACGCCGTTGGGGAACAATGTTAAAACAACATGGGAAAATGCCGTAGCGGGGAAAAGCGGGGCCGGACCTATTACTCTTTTCGATGCATCTTTATTCAAGACGAAATTTGCCTGCGAAGTAAAGAATTTTGATCCCAGTGAATTTTTAGACCGGAAGGAAGCCAGGAAATTCGACCGTTATTCCCAGCTTGCCCTAAAGGCAGCGAAGGAGGCGATTGAGAACTCCGGACTAGATCTGGAAAAAGAGGACACTAACAGGATCGGGGTAATTTTCTCCGCTGGAATTGGAGGTATAAAAACGTTTGAAGAGGAGGTTGGTAACTACTTCCTTTCACAAGACAAGGGCCCCCGTTTCAATCCATTTTTCATTCCGAAAATGATAGCAGATATTGCTGCAGGCCATATCTCTATGATTTACGGACTGAGAGGTCCCAACTACGCAACCGTTTCGGCATGTGCATCTTCTACTAATGCCATTGCCGATGCTTTCAATCTCATCCGACTTGACAAGGCAAATGTTATTGTTACCGGTGGAGCCGAAGCAACTATCAGCCCTTCGGCTGTTGGTGGATTCAACGCCATGCATGCCTTATCAACCCGCAACGATTCGCCAGAGACTGCTTCACGCCCGTTCAGTGCAAGTCGTGACGGATTTGTTATGGGAGAAGGAGCAACAAGCCTGATCCTAGAGGAACTGGAACATGCACTGGCAAGGGGTGCGCACATCTATGCTGAGGTAGCAGGTGCAGGTATGTCGGCCGATGCTCACCATATCACTGCGTCGCACCCTGATGGTCTGGGTGCCAAACTGGTAATGTACAACGCCTTGGAGGATGCTGGAATGCAACCCGAAGATATAGATTACATCAATGTTCATGGAACTTCAACGCCGGTTGGCGATATTTCGGAGGTGAAGGCGATCAAGGAGGTCTTTGGAGAGCACAGTTACAAGTTGAATATCAGTGCAACCAAGTCGATGACGGGTCACCTGTTGGGTGCTGCCGGTTCTCTGGAAGCCTTGCTCAGTGCTCTTGCCATTGAGAACCAGATTGTTCCACCAACAATCAACTTTACCGAAGGTGACGAGGATCCTGAAATTGATTACAATCTTAACTTCACATTCAACAAAGCTCAAAAACGCGAGTTAAGAGCTGTTCTATCAAATACATTTGGCTTTGGAGGCCATAACGCGAGCGTTATTCTCAAGAAATTCAGCAAGTAA
- the surE gene encoding 5'/3'-nucleotidase SurE: MKRVINNRKPLILVTNDDGYQAKGIVSLIEAMRELGDVVVFAPELHQSGMSSAISTSQPLRSRIYRQEEGLTAYMCTGTPVDCVKLALNKFMDRKPDLLVSGINHGSNAGISVIYSGTMGAAIEGCIFDVPSFGVSLCEYAHDADFTHACKVALRVAKTILDKGLPKGICLNVNVPQGETKGIKITSQTHGKWVNEYFQSTDGNGRDVFWITGNFENWEEDNENTDEWALANGYAAVVPVRIDMTAHDLIPELKKWEF; this comes from the coding sequence ATGAAGAGAGTAATAAATAACAGGAAACCTCTTATCCTTGTCACCAACGACGATGGATATCAGGCAAAAGGAATTGTTTCGCTTATTGAAGCGATGAGAGAATTGGGCGATGTAGTTGTATTCGCCCCGGAACTTCACCAGTCGGGCATGTCGTCCGCCATCTCCACCTCACAGCCGTTAAGGAGCAGAATCTACAGACAGGAAGAGGGACTCACCGCATATATGTGCACCGGAACCCCTGTAGATTGTGTAAAACTGGCATTGAACAAGTTTATGGACCGGAAACCCGATCTGTTGGTATCGGGCATCAATCATGGATCAAATGCAGGAATCAGTGTGATCTACTCGGGAACGATGGGTGCTGCCATTGAAGGGTGTATCTTTGATGTACCCTCTTTCGGAGTATCGCTGTGCGAATATGCACACGATGCCGACTTTACCCACGCTTGTAAAGTCGCCCTACGGGTTGCCAAAACTATACTCGATAAGGGGCTTCCAAAAGGAATCTGCCTGAATGTCAATGTCCCTCAGGGGGAAACGAAGGGGATTAAAATCACATCGCAGACACATGGCAAGTGGGTCAACGAATATTTCCAATCTACCGATGGAAACGGGCGCGATGTATTTTGGATAACCGGGAACTTCGAGAATTGGGAGGAGGACAACGAGAATACCGACGAATGGGCGCTGGCCAACGGATATGCCGCGGTTGTACCGGTGAGGATAGACATGACGGCCCACGATCTCATTCCTGAACTGAAAAAATGGGAGTTTTAA
- the purN gene encoding phosphoribosylglycinamide formyltransferase — MTKIAIFASGSGTNAENIARYFSNSEEIEIAVILSNKQRAGVHERARKLGIPSYTFSKTEFDDGELILETLHQYGVDFIVLAGFLLKVSPPLLEAFPYKIINIHPALLPKYGGKGMYGDHVHRAVVDAGEKESGISIHYVNEEYDEGDIIFQARCEVLPGDTPADVAQKVHELEYTYFPQVIAKLLREK; from the coding sequence ATGACTAAAATAGCCATATTTGCCTCAGGCAGTGGAACAAATGCTGAAAACATTGCACGGTATTTTTCCAACAGCGAAGAGATTGAAATTGCAGTAATCCTATCCAACAAGCAGCGAGCAGGGGTACATGAACGTGCCAGAAAGCTGGGGATTCCATCTTACACCTTTTCAAAAACAGAATTCGACGACGGGGAATTGATCCTGGAGACATTGCATCAATACGGTGTAGACTTCATTGTACTCGCCGGGTTCCTGTTAAAGGTTTCACCCCCCCTTCTGGAGGCCTTTCCTTATAAGATAATCAATATCCACCCAGCACTTCTCCCAAAGTATGGAGGGAAAGGGATGTACGGCGATCACGTCCATCGTGCAGTGGTAGATGCCGGAGAGAAGGAATCGGGTATCTCCATACATTATGTAAATGAGGAGTACGACGAAGGTGACATCATATTCCAGGCCAGATGCGAAGTGCTTCCTGGCGACACCCCCGCCGACGTGGCCCAAAAAGTGCACGAACTGGAATACACCTATTTCCCGCAGGTCATCGCCAAACTTCTCAGGGAGAAATAA
- a CDS encoding ISL3 family transposase translates to MNSIALFTLALGLEKPWIITKIDIDPSISQLDIHIDFERGSKFLMPDGAYYTAYDSSDHTWQHLNFFQYRCYLHARIPRVKQSDGKTEVQSVPWARKGSGFTLLFEAFSMLLIEKEMPVSSVASTLKVYAQRIWGIFNYWVERAHKKDIPENLTQIGFDETSQKKGHNYITHLVDLNERRVLYACQGKGSDCIEESVKYLESKHVDTTQIEDVCIDMSPSFIAGCTAYLPESQITFDKFHVVKEVNKAMDELRKLERTGNELLKGHKYTFLKKKLSDKLQTEKDILLEMYPKLGQGYWLKEMFEDFWQIKDTEEAESYLAFWCDFAMESKIQPFIRLVNTIKAHWRGIVRYIKSKISNGILEGINSKIQLAKKRARGYRNSRNFINMIYFTCGKLKFDYPQYFI, encoded by the coding sequence ATGAATTCAATAGCACTTTTCACTTTAGCATTAGGTTTGGAAAAACCGTGGATCATTACCAAAATAGATATTGATCCAAGCATATCACAGTTGGATATCCACATAGACTTTGAGCGAGGCTCAAAGTTTTTAATGCCCGACGGAGCTTATTATACAGCTTATGACAGTAGCGATCATACATGGCAACATCTGAATTTTTTCCAGTATCGCTGCTATTTGCATGCGCGCATACCCCGGGTAAAACAATCTGACGGCAAGACGGAGGTTCAAAGTGTACCTTGGGCACGAAAAGGAAGTGGTTTCACTTTATTGTTTGAAGCGTTCTCTATGTTGCTGATAGAGAAAGAAATGCCTGTAAGCAGCGTTGCTTCCACGTTAAAGGTTTACGCACAACGTATCTGGGGAATTTTCAATTATTGGGTAGAACGTGCACATAAAAAAGATATCCCTGAAAACTTAACTCAAATCGGTTTTGATGAAACTTCACAGAAGAAGGGGCATAACTACATCACACATTTGGTCGATTTGAACGAACGGCGTGTACTTTACGCCTGTCAGGGCAAAGGTTCTGATTGTATCGAAGAGAGCGTAAAGTATTTAGAAAGCAAACATGTAGATACCACTCAAATCGAAGATGTTTGTATAGATATGTCACCCTCTTTTATCGCGGGTTGCACAGCGTATCTTCCAGAGAGTCAAATAACATTTGATAAGTTTCACGTGGTAAAAGAGGTCAATAAGGCGATGGATGAACTCCGTAAATTAGAACGAACAGGAAATGAGCTGCTGAAAGGACATAAGTATACTTTTCTGAAAAAGAAATTGAGCGACAAACTACAAACAGAGAAGGATATACTACTCGAGATGTATCCAAAGCTAGGGCAGGGATATTGGCTTAAAGAAATGTTTGAGGACTTTTGGCAGATAAAGGACACGGAAGAAGCAGAAAGCTATTTGGCCTTTTGGTGTGACTTTGCCATGGAATCTAAAATACAACCTTTTATCCGATTGGTAAATACCATTAAAGCCCACTGGAGAGGCATTGTGAGATATATAAAGAGTAAAATCTCAAATGGCATACTCGAAGGAATAAACTCAAAAATTCAATTGGCTAAAAAAAGAGCAAGGGGTTATAGAAACTCCCGGAATTTTATTAACATGATTTACTTTACCTGTGGCAAACTCAAATTTGACTACCCACAGTATTTCATATAG
- a CDS encoding acyl carrier protein: MSEVAERVKSIIVDKLGVEESEVTETASFTNDLGADSLDTVELIMEFEKEFNISIPDDQAEKISTVGDAVAYVEQHAK; the protein is encoded by the coding sequence ATGTCTGAAGTAGCAGAAAGAGTAAAATCGATTATCGTCGATAAATTAGGTGTTGAAGAGTCTGAAGTAACAGAAACTGCCAGCTTTACCAACGATCTTGGCGCTGATTCACTTGACACTGTTGAGTTGATTATGGAATTTGAAAAAGAGTTCAATATTTCCATTCCCGATGATCAGGCTGAAAAGATTTCTACGGTAGGAGATGCTGTTGCTTACGTTGAGCAGCACGCGAAATAA
- the lpxB gene encoding lipid-A-disaccharide synthase: MNYFLIAGEASGDLHASNLMRSLKQLDTHADFRFFGGDLMASQGGTLVKHYREMAFMGILPVIMNARTILNNMEICKNEIVAYRPDAVILIDYPGFNLKIAQFVKTRLNIPVFYYISPKVWAWKEYRVKSFRKYVDEMLCILPFEVEFFKKHDYRVHYVGNPSVDAIEQREYKDETFAGFIAANALPDRPIIALLAGSRKQEISANLPAMLEAVRGFDDYQFIVAGAPGIEPEFYDQFTKGLPLRVLLNQTYRILAQSQAALVTSGTATLETALLNIPQVVCYRTPVPRLSYWAFKNILHTPFISLVNLICNREVVKELFAKFFTVDNIRKELTQLLHVKNYRKNMLESYAEMRRILGGTGASDRAAKVIVDKLCGK, translated from the coding sequence ATGAACTATTTTTTGATCGCTGGCGAGGCATCGGGCGACCTTCACGCATCCAACCTGATGCGGTCGCTTAAACAGCTTGACACTCATGCAGATTTCCGGTTCTTCGGCGGTGATCTTATGGCGTCACAGGGAGGAACATTGGTCAAGCATTACCGTGAGATGGCATTTATGGGTATTCTCCCGGTCATCATGAATGCGAGAACCATACTCAACAACATGGAGATATGCAAGAACGAGATTGTTGCTTATCGTCCCGACGCAGTTATCCTGATCGACTATCCGGGCTTTAACCTCAAGATTGCCCAGTTCGTAAAAACCCGGCTGAACATTCCCGTCTTCTACTATATCTCACCCAAGGTATGGGCCTGGAAGGAGTACCGGGTCAAGTCGTTCAGGAAATATGTGGATGAGATGCTTTGCATCCTGCCCTTTGAGGTGGAGTTCTTCAAGAAACACGATTACCGGGTTCACTATGTCGGCAATCCGTCGGTGGATGCAATTGAGCAACGGGAATACAAGGATGAGACATTTGCCGGTTTCATTGCAGCCAATGCACTCCCCGACCGGCCCATCATCGCCCTGCTTGCCGGAAGCCGGAAACAGGAGATCTCCGCCAATCTGCCGGCCATGCTGGAGGCTGTCAGAGGGTTCGACGACTACCAGTTTATCGTTGCCGGTGCTCCTGGCATTGAACCGGAGTTTTACGACCAATTTACGAAGGGGTTGCCGCTGAGGGTGTTGCTTAACCAGACATACCGCATCCTGGCACAATCGCAGGCAGCTCTGGTCACATCGGGTACCGCCACCCTGGAAACGGCACTGCTGAATATTCCCCAGGTGGTTTGCTACCGTACTCCAGTACCCCGCCTCTCCTACTGGGCATTCAAGAATATCCTGCACACCCCCTTCATTTCGCTGGTAAATCTCATCTGTAACAGGGAGGTGGTAAAGGAGCTCTTCGCCAAGTTCTTCACTGTGGATAATATCCGGAAAGAACTGACACAGCTGCTTCACGTGAAGAACTACCGGAAAAACATGCTGGAGAGCTACGCAGAGATGAGACGCATACTGGGTGGCACCGGGGCTTCCGACCGCGCGGCCAAAGTGATCGTGGATAAGCTATGTGGGAAGTAG
- the rnc gene encoding ribonuclease III, with protein sequence MRKVRAIPRKGKEPYFSFYKMLGFYPDRIELYHEALTHRSSSIRSKSGKWVNNERLEFLGDAILDAIVADILYKKFENKKEGFLTSTRSRIVQRETLNKIAIEIGIDKIITSSTRNLAHNTNIYGDALEALIGAIYLDQGYRVAKSFVYETLIKQHINIDTVLKSEVDFKSRLIEWGQKYKVDVGFEVTDSSYDEQNNPVFESRVIVGGMDLGSGKGYSKKESHQKAAKKAIKKLRNDNELLEKLLEKVKNESAEQPTTEEGAQLDI encoded by the coding sequence ATGCGAAAAGTTAGGGCAATTCCTCGTAAGGGGAAAGAACCCTACTTTTCATTTTACAAGATGTTGGGATTCTATCCCGATAGAATTGAACTGTACCACGAAGCATTGACGCATAGGTCGTCGTCAATACGCTCAAAGTCAGGAAAATGGGTTAATAATGAGCGCCTCGAGTTTCTCGGTGATGCTATTCTTGATGCCATTGTGGCCGATATCTTGTACAAGAAATTCGAGAATAAAAAGGAGGGTTTTCTAACCAGTACCCGTTCGAGGATCGTCCAGCGTGAGACCTTGAACAAGATTGCCATTGAAATTGGAATCGACAAGATAATCACCTCCTCAACCCGTAATCTCGCTCATAACACCAATATATACGGCGATGCCCTGGAAGCTCTGATCGGTGCGATCTACCTCGATCAGGGATACCGTGTGGCCAAGAGTTTCGTTTATGAGACCCTCATCAAGCAGCACATCAATATCGATACCGTTCTGAAAAGCGAAGTCGATTTCAAATCGCGACTGATAGAGTGGGGGCAAAAATATAAGGTAGATGTGGGTTTCGAAGTAACCGACTCTTCGTACGATGAGCAGAACAACCCCGTTTTTGAATCGCGGGTGATCGTTGGTGGTATGGACCTGGGTTCTGGCAAGGGATACTCTAAAAAAGAATCTCACCAGAAAGCTGCCAAGAAAGCCATCAAGAAGTTGCGTAACGACAACGAGCTCCTGGAGAAACTTCTCGAAAAGGTAAAAAATGAATCAGCCGAGCAGCCTACGACTGAGGAGGGCGCTCAACTGGATATCTGA
- a CDS encoding site-specific integrase encodes MEKSTFSVSYFLRKNKKYRNGSAPLLVRITYNGVRSEFTSNHNVKPEYWDQKSNRAIGQTSYSKKVNGFLDHIYVGLCDSIKDLEERGVEVTAENIKNNYLGLIEFKQVTLLSLYAEHNAKMEALVGKTYAFSTLQKHLTTLEHLKDFLEKEYKSGDIIMEKVNTQFLLDFEFYLKTEKSISNNTTIKYMKNLGKVVRVGLNAGYLKRDPYATIKYHHEEIEKVFLDRSELQSILAKEFEIKRLDQVRDAFLFCCFTGLAFADVKALTTDCLYEPNKGEIWINKKRQKTKKWFHVPLLPQAKSIIDKYEHHPVREKGILIPVPTNQKMNAYLKEIADLCGIKKNLTTHCARHTFATTVTLANGVSMESVSKMLGHSSILITRNYAKVLDETIGKEMEQLKDKLE; translated from the coding sequence ATGGAAAAGTCAACTTTTAGTGTAAGCTATTTTTTAAGGAAAAACAAAAAGTACAGAAATGGGAGTGCTCCCTTATTAGTAAGAATAACCTATAATGGAGTAAGGTCTGAATTTACCTCTAATCACAATGTTAAACCAGAATATTGGGATCAGAAGTCAAACAGGGCAATTGGACAAACCAGCTACTCTAAGAAAGTCAATGGTTTTCTTGACCATATTTATGTGGGTCTATGTGATTCAATAAAGGATCTGGAAGAAAGAGGAGTAGAGGTAACTGCCGAGAATATAAAAAACAACTACCTCGGATTAATTGAATTTAAGCAAGTAACCTTACTCTCATTATATGCAGAACATAATGCTAAGATGGAAGCACTGGTAGGTAAAACCTACGCTTTCTCTACCTTGCAGAAGCACCTTACTACATTAGAACACCTGAAAGATTTCCTAGAAAAAGAATACAAATCAGGTGATATTATCATGGAAAAGGTTAATACCCAGTTTTTGTTAGACTTCGAATTTTACCTAAAAACTGAGAAGAGTATTAGTAATAATACAACCATTAAGTATATGAAGAATTTGGGTAAAGTAGTAAGAGTAGGTTTAAATGCAGGATATTTAAAAAGAGACCCATATGCAACTATTAAATACCATCATGAGGAGATAGAAAAGGTTTTTCTTGACAGGAGTGAATTACAATCCATTTTAGCCAAAGAGTTTGAAATTAAACGTTTAGATCAAGTAAGAGATGCTTTTTTATTTTGCTGTTTTACAGGACTTGCTTTTGCTGATGTAAAAGCTCTGACAACAGACTGTTTATATGAACCAAATAAAGGTGAAATATGGATTAACAAGAAAAGACAAAAGACAAAAAAGTGGTTTCATGTACCTTTATTGCCTCAAGCAAAGAGTATTATCGATAAGTATGAACATCACCCTGTAAGGGAAAAAGGTATATTAATACCTGTACCCACCAATCAGAAGATGAATGCATACTTAAAAGAAATAGCTGACCTTTGTGGCATTAAAAAGAACCTTACAACACATTGTGCAAGACATACATTTGCAACCACTGTAACCCTTGCAAATGGGGTGTCAATGGAGTCTGTATCTAAAATGTTAGGACATAGTTCTATTTTAATAACCAGGAACTATGCTAAAGTTTTGGATGAAACAATAGGCAAGGAGATGGAGCAGTTGAAAGATAAGCTTGAATAA